The Anaerohalosphaeraceae bacterium DNA window CGGGGATTATCCTGACGCTGGTCGACGGACGGGGGGCGAATCGTTCCTGCCGTTCAGCGGGGGCCAATAAGGTGTTCGGACGGGATGAGATAGAATATGCGGCGGCGGAGCAGACCATCGGTTCGGCCAATGTGTGTCTGATTCACGACAGTTTTTCGCCGGAAGCCGTTGTGGCGGCTGTCCGATGTGCCCAGATTCACAAGACGCGGACAATTCTTGAGGTCAATCTTCCGATTCCCGACCGCGGGGTGGTGCACGCGATTGACTGGCCGGTTGATTTTTACAATGCGGATATTCTGGTTCTGCGTTTTGCGGGGCTGTGGAGCCGGACGGAACTGGGAGCAAGCGGCGAACAGGATATCAAGTTTATTGCGACCGAACTGGTGGCCAAAGGGGCCGGCTATGTTCTGATTAGTCTGGGCACACACGGGGCTTTGCTGGTGGACCGTCAGGGGACTCACTGGATAAAGGGCATCGCAACTGAAATGGTGGACTATACCGGCTGTGAAGATGCTTTCTGCGGGGCTTTGGCGGCCTGTTATGCCACCGGTGACAATCCTCTGTCAGCGGCTCGTTTTGCAGTGGCGGCGGAGGCCTTGGCCCGCAGCCGCTTCGGTCTGCAGGACGCCCTGCCGGTAAAAGAAGAGATTATTACTCTTCTTCAGGAGCAGCCGGACTAACTTTTTAGACCTATCGATGCAAATCTGTAACTCTACCCAATAGATTCAGGTTTTTCCCTATTGTTATCGGGCCTGACACGTTGGCTTTTTCTTAAGCCCCTCTGCGGATTTGCCGATACTTTTCGGGAAGATGCTCTGCCTGTTTTGGGAAAAAAGAATGACCTCAAAAGGGTTTACCTTATTGGAAGTGCTGATTGTCGTGGCCGTGTTAGGCATTCTTGCGGCGATAGTGATTCCCCAGATGCACGGGCAGACCCTTGCGGCCAAGGAAAGCACGGCGAAGGATACGCTTCAAATCTGGCGAACGCAGATAGAATTGTACAAAATGCAGCACGGTGGACTGGCCCCGGGGTATGTAAAGGGGCCGGTCAGTATGATTTCGGTACCTATTGATAATCAGATAATTGGGACTTCCGATGAAAAGGGGATGGCCCGCACTGATACGGTGCCGACGGCTCCTTATTTATATGGACCTTATTTGAAAAGTCTTCCGAAAAATCCTTTTAATAATCTGAAGACGATTGCCTACGTTGGCGACAGCGAAACGTTTGAATCCAAAGCGGACGGCAAGTCAGGCTGGCTGTATAAACGGTCCACAGCAGATATCCGTCTGAACTGGCCCGGGACGGACAGCCGCGGAGAGAAGTATGTGGATTATTGAGAGGAATTAATCATCCAGATTTAGGGTGATGGTTTTTGTTTCATCTCCTTGAGTTTTTTGGATACCTTTTTCCGTTATCAGTTCCACACTGACCTTTCGCAGAGGCCGCGGCCTTTGCCCTTCCTGACGGCTGATTTGAACCGAGACCGTTTTCCCATCCTGGCGGGCGGTGTATTCTGTGAGCAGGTATTGTCCTTTTTCGAATTCCCAGCCGTCGCCGGCATCTTCATAAAGGGTGCCTTTGGCGGTTCCGTTCTCATCGAGACAAACCAGAAGGGTCAGCTCCTCCAAAAAGTTTTCATCGGTATTCTGGACGACTTTTCCGAGCGGCAAAATGGCTCCGCCGCGAACCTTCAGTTCGCATTGGTACGGGTTGCCGGCGGCGTCACCGTCTACCAGGGAAACGGTTCGCCAGATGCCGGCAGGCAGGGAGGGGTTGACGGCCCAGCGGGGAATCACCAGCAGGTCGCTGCCGAGGAGAAAGGCCTGATCTTCCGTTCGAAGGGATGGATTTTCAGGTTCGACAAACAAAACGGGGCGAGCCGCCGGCAGGCCGGTTTTGTGCGATTCGTAAAAGAGGGTGTACAGGTAAGGCATCAGGCGATACCGTCTCTGCAGGGCGATGCGGGCGGCTTTTTCCGTTTCCGGACCGAAAGACCAGGGTTCCTGGTCGTTGGACTCCTTGACGGTATGGGCCCGGCTGAACGGATAAAAGGCCCCGACAGCAATCCAGTGTGCCCACAATTCCGGCGTTGCGTTGCCGTCAAAACCGCCGATGTCCGGGCCGCTGAAGGGTTGGCCTGACAGGCCGAGATTCAGGGACATCGGAATCGACCATTTCAAGTGCTCCCAGACGGCTTTGTTGTCGCCGGTCCAGGTGGCGGCGTAGCGATGGCCGCCGAGGAAATTGGCTCGGGAAAGGATGAAGGGGCGTTTGTCGGGCCGTGCCTGAAGGATTCCTTCGCGGGAGGCCTTGACCATCAGCATTCCATAGACATTGTGGTATTGGATGTGGGGGCCGCAGGGCAGGCTGTCTCCGCCGCGATGAAAGCAGTTGTCCGGCATGGTTCCTGTCTCGTTGAAGGCGGCCGGCTCGTTCATATCATTCCAGACGCCGTCAATGCCCATCTCGAGAAAGTCTTTGTACAAAGCGGCCCACCAGCGGCGGGCTTTGGGCATGGTGAAATCGGGAAAGACGCAGTTCCCGGGCCAGACCGGTCCGACGAAGGGTTTTCCGGCGGCATCGAGGACCCAGATGTCTTCTTGGGTTCCGCTGTCATAGACGAAATAGCCGGGTTCATATTTGACCCCCGGGTCAATCATCCAGACGGTTTTAAAGCCGAGAGTGTGAAGATGCTGATTCAGGCCTTTGGGGTCAGGGAAGCGGGAAGAATCAAAGGTAAAGATACGAAAGCCGTCCATATAGTCGATGTCGAGCCAGATAACATCGCAGGGGATTTGTTTGGCACGGAAGGTTTCGGCAATTTGACGGACGCGGCTGTCGGGGTAGTAGGAATAGCGGCACTGATGATACCCTAATGCCCAGCGCGGGGGCATCGGCATCCGTCCGGTCAGGTCGGCCAGATGCTGCAGGACTTCCTGGGGGGTTCGTCCCTCGAGGACATAGACGGGAAAGTCGGGGGCCTGAGCCGGCACGGAAAAAACGATGCCGGTTCTTAAGTCCAGCCGGGCCTGCCAGGGGGTGTCAAAGAGGACACCGAAGGCCGAGCCGTCCGGACGGACAGCCAAGACCCAGGGGTGGGACTGATAAAGCTGATCGGGTTTGCCGTAGCCGTAATTGTCTTTGTTGTAGAGGACGATTTGCGTGCCGTTGCGGAGGAGACGTCCGGTGACCTCGCCGGTGCCGTACAGGTCGATGTCGGGGGACAGTTCGACCAGGACGTATTTTCGTCCATCGACATGTGCAAACTTCGGTCTGACTTTCCAATCAGAGGCAAGTGTACCGATGGAAGGACGCGGTTTCTCGAGAGCGAAGGAGGGCAGGGCTTTGGATTCATCGGCTCCTTTCGGCCAGAAGCGGGCGATTTGGGGAGCGACCTTTTCGGACTTGCCCGGGATATCGGCTGATTTCAGGAGTTCTGAAAAATATTCTCCGGGGCCGTTGTCCGGACGGGTGACTGACTGCCAATCGGTTCCGATGCGCAGCTCATCGAATTCCCAGGTATTGGATTGATTTCCGGTGCGCAGGCGGATTTGATTGAAGAATAATTCCTGTTCCAGGTCGCTGATGAGATTGGAGGGCTGGGAGTTTTCCGGTCGGGCGTCGAGGGGATTGAGCCAGATTCGGATTTGTTCGGGGCCCTGCGGATTCTGCCGGATTCGCAGAACAATCCGGTGGACGTGTTTGTCTACAGTTGTGGGAATCTGTCCGATAGGAACGCCTCGTCCGTCAGAACTCCAATAAGCGAAATGGTCGGAAGCCCAGTCGTTGCCGACGCCGAAGAGCTCGCGGTCATCCTGATAGAAGAAGAGTCCTGCGTATTTTTCTTTATTGCTGTCCGTCAGATTGCGGAGCAGGAAACTGATGTAAAGAGTTTGTCCGGGCGGAATGTCTTTGAGAAAATCAGCAGGAAATGTAATTCCCTGATTGCCGTCTTTCAGCCGCAGTCGGCCGCCGGTTTCCTGATGAAACGGGAAATCCAGACTGCCGTCTATCCATTGGGCTTGTTCGGAAACCTGAAATGAATCAGGTTGCGTGAACGATTCCTCCCAGAGAACGCGTGCGGGAGCGAAGGAAAGAAAGGCCGAAAAAATAAGCAGGGAAAGCATTTTGGGGTTCATAGATTCCAATCCTTTTTTACGGAGACCATCCATTTTGCTGTCTTTTACTGCTGAAGCCAATGCTGAACAAAGAAAGCCAAATCCTCCACATCGACCCGTCCGGACAGATTGAAATCAGCCCCGCCGCAGGCATCCCACGGCTCGCAGTCAGACTGCCATCGGTCGGCGAAGAGCGCCCAGTCGTTTAAGTCCACCGCCCCCGAATTGTTCAGGTCGGGCGTTGTACCCTGTGAGAAGATGACCAGAGAATAGGGGGCGATGCTGATGTCGGCATTGTAAGGCAGTCCGTCTTTGGGACCTGCGGACGCCAAAACATCCAGGGTGCTCCAGTTTCCAAAGGCAGTGTCGTAGCCGTTCCAGTCGCTGTTGAAGCGGACTCGCCAGCGTCCCGGGCGGGGAAAGCCGATGTTGTAGTTGGGGAAGCCCTGATAGGAAAAGTTGGCGGCGATGACGACATCATCCCGCGGTCCGCCGTTCCACCAGCGGTGAAAAGCGATAACCTTGGCGGAGTTGTTGACGTGAAAGACATTGACATTTTTAGCCATGAGGCCCTTCGTCAGGCCTGTGCGGTTTCGGCGGAGAGAAATCAGGTCTGTATAAAGCTGCCGGATGCCTGCAAAGGTTGTGTTTTTGCTCCAGTCCAGCGGGGTGCCGTCGTTCCAGGAACCACTTTCGAGGAATTCCTGGCCCATGAAAAGAAGCGGGATGCCGGGACTGGTCAGAACCAGACCGGCGCCGAGCGTCGAGCGTTTTTTGGAATAGTAGCTGTCGGGATATTCGGGCCAGATTCGTGTCGGGACGCGGGATTTTCCGCTGGCGGAGCCGGCCTCGTCGTGGTTTTCGGTATAGATGACCCGCTGCGTGTCCCATCCGTTGTACAGATGCGCAATTGCATCGCGGATGTCCCACATATTGCGGTAGTCGTCATAGGCGGTTTCGAGGGCGGCGACGACTTTGTGATGAAAGCCGGGATCCCATTGGGAATCGAAACCGGCTCCGCCGACGCCGACGGGTTTGGTAAGCCAGTCATTGTCCCGCATATCCTCGGCGATGGAGATTTTGGCGGGGAAGGCGGCGTCGATTTCGTTATTAATCCACTGCATCAGGGACCATCCGGCTGGGATTTCAGGGCCGCCGATGTCCACTTCGCGAATGTAGGCGGTGCCGTCCATACGGATGCCGTCGAGGTTGAAGTCGGTCAGCCAGTACATCACATTGTCGCGAATAAAGGAACGGACTGGTCCGCTGTCGAAATTGGGTCGGTCCCCCCAGGGGGTATAGCGAAAGTTGTTTTCATAGAAATAAATACCGCCGGTGTCCGGATAGGTGCTGAAGCCGTCAAACTGCCAGAGAGAATATCCCAGGTCCGCTGGTCCCCAGTGGTTGTACACGACGTCCAGAAGGACGGCGATGCCGCGCTGGTGACAGGCATCGATGAACTGACGCATTTGGGCGGGGGTGCCATAGGCGCTTTCAGGTGCAAAGAGATTGCATGGATTGTATCCGGCCGAGAAATCGGTCGGGAATTCCGCGACAGGCAGAAGCTCGATCACATTGATTCCGAGCGATTGGAGATGGTCGAGTTTATCGATAGCGGACAGCCAGGTGCCGGGGCTGCCGCCGGGGGTATCATGGAAGGTCCCGATGTGCAGCTCATAAATGACCATTTCGTTCCAGGGCGGGAGGGTAAAGGGGCTCCAGGTATGGCTGGTGCTTACAATGACTCCGTTGCCGGTGGAACTTACAACATCCCGAGCGCGAGGGTCGATTTTCCAGAGAGAACCGTTGATGACATATTTATATTGCTGGTAAAGGGCGGCTCCTTCGACATCGGCGGACCAAAGGCCGTTACCCTCATAGGCCAGAGGGTTTGCGGTGGTGCTCCAGTTATTGAAATTGCCGGCGACGGCTACGGAGGAGGCGTTCGGTGCCCAAACTCGGAAGGTGGTGCCGGTAGCATAGGGAATGGCTCCCATGCCCGGACGTGTGGAGGGGACAGCGGCCCATAAGGGAGCTGTCAGCCACAAAAGAAGCAGACGCAGACAAACACTCTTTTTGGGCATTTCCAAATGCCTTTCAGTTGGTTTTCTTTGTTAATCCCCTTCCCGACAAAAGGAGTCGGGAAGGGGAAAAGCATATAACAAGATTATTTTTTCCTGCGTACGGCCAGAAGCAGACCGCCAAGTCCGAACAGGGTTAAACTTGCCGGTTCAGGTATCATGGCTCCGTCCCCGAACACAGGGCGGTATCCGGTTGTTCCGGCGGGCCAGGAGGCATCAACGGTGTCATAGATGCCTTCGCGGGTCATCCACGCCCAGACCATCACCTGGCGGGAGCCGCCGATGACAGACAGGGGAATGGTCATTTCATCGTTGGGATAATCCTCGTTCCAGCCGTAATAGGTGCCGGCGTTAGTCCAGCCGTTCCAGTTCCAGTACGTGCCGGTCCAATTGCAGGTTTCATACCAGCCCGCACCGCCTGCATAACAATAGATAAAGTCAGGCCGCATGGTACCGGCAAAAGACAGGATGCCGTAGCCGTCCTGCGAAGCGCCGCTGCCGGCGATGCCGTCGGTGTCAATGGCAAAGAAGAACGAATCGTGAGCCCAGTAGTCATCGCCGAGATAGCGGTTGGTCGAATTGCGATCGACAGCGATGTAGAGGTTACTGTCGTCCCAGCCGGCCAGCAGAGCATAGGTGCCCGTGTCGATGCCGGGCTGTGTGCCCAGATTGACAATTCCGGGACCTGTCCATTCATTCAGAATTCCATCCAAGACCGGTGTGAAGGCCGAAACGGGTACAGCGGCCGTCAGCAAACATACCAAACCCATCATCCACGTTCCTTTTTTCATTTTCCCATCCTCTCAAAAAAGTTAAACGATATTTTTTCGCGGGCTGTCCGCACCTTGAAAGATGCGGACAGCCCCATCCCATTTCCTCAGACATTAACTTTGCGGAGCGATGCTTGTATCAAGCAGCCATTTGGAAGCCAAAAGTGCCAGGTCATCCAAATCGATGCGGCAGTCGCCGTTAAGGTCATGCTGAAGCGGTGCCGGGCAGACTGATGTACGGGTGATGTCGGCATACTTTTGGGCGATTTCTGCGGCATCGAGGGCGTAGTTGTAAATCTCGACTTCATCGAGGATGCCCGCTGTGACGGAAAAGCCCTCAATAATCAGCCCGCCGACGGTGTCTCCGCGAACCCGTCCGGCCAGAGAAACAGGCGAGCCGGTCGGATTGATTCGTCCGGATACGGCATCAAATTCCTGAATGATAGAGCCGTCATCGGCGCTGTGAACGCGGCTGAGAACCCCGTCAATGTAGACTTTCTTTACGGCACCGTCGAATGTGCCGACAACATAGTGCCACTGCCCGTCATAGACGGTTCGGTTGGTGGGGGTCCCTTCATCATTGCCGGTTCCGCGGGTGGTCAGGCAGACCCGGTCGAGCGTAAATCCGCTGTGCCGCAGCTGCCAGCCCTCGCCGAATTCGCCATTTCGGGCAACCATCGGTCCCCAGGTGGCGGCGGAAGATGCCTTAATCCAGCAGGCAACCGTCAGAGAATGATTGCAGATGTCAAAATAGGAGACCTCTTCCGGATTGGTATAGAGGAGGTCCTGTGCATCGGCATCGGCATCAAACTCCATCGCATTTCCGACGATTCCCGTTGTGAAAGCAGGGTCGCCGTACAAAATAGAGACCGGGCTGCCGGGAACAATGCTGTTGGGGTTTCCGCCTTCAAACGGCCAGTAGGCGATGCGGCGTCGGATTCCCAGAAGAGCTTCTTCGGAAGCGACCGGAATATTCGATTCATTGTTGACGATGCAGTAATAGCGGCCCTCGTCGGACAGCTGGGTGTTTGCGATGGACAAAACAGCGGTTTGCGTGCCGGAGTATTTGCCGCCTTCTGTGAGGGCGATGTCCGGGCCGCCTTCGACGGCCTTATACCACTGATAGGTCTCCGGTGAAGGAGAGAAGGCCGTTACGGTAAAGACGGCGGTTCCGCCGGCAGGGACGACCTGATAAGCAGGCTGACCGGTGATTTTCGGAGAGCTCAGTTCGGTTGAAAAGACCCAAACGTTACCCGCAAAGATTTCATCGGTGTCCAGCACGGTATCGACGCGCCACCAGTAAGTTGTGTCTTTTTGAGCGGAATTGAATGGGAAGGAGGCGCGAAGCGTTTGGCTGTCCCAGGAGGTGACGGTGCCTTGATAGACCATGTTCGGGTCGGAGTCGGTGTCGATATAAACCTTAAATCCAACCAGATTAGGATCGGCCATTCCGTTCGGGTCCGTCGGAATATTCCAGGAAAGAACCAGACCGCTGACAGGGACTTCCTGTGCGTTGTGAGAGGGGTCAGGATTGTAGGCCACAC harbors:
- a CDS encoding glycoside hydrolase family 31 protein, whose amino-acid sequence is MNPKMLSLLIFSAFLSFAPARVLWEESFTQPDSFQVSEQAQWIDGSLDFPFHQETGGRLRLKDGNQGITFPADFLKDIPPGQTLYISFLLRNLTDSNKEKYAGLFFYQDDRELFGVGNDWASDHFAYWSSDGRGVPIGQIPTTVDKHVHRIVLRIRQNPQGPEQIRIWLNPLDARPENSQPSNLISDLEQELFFNQIRLRTGNQSNTWEFDELRIGTDWQSVTRPDNGPGEYFSELLKSADIPGKSEKVAPQIARFWPKGADESKALPSFALEKPRPSIGTLASDWKVRPKFAHVDGRKYVLVELSPDIDLYGTGEVTGRLLRNGTQIVLYNKDNYGYGKPDQLYQSHPWVLAVRPDGSAFGVLFDTPWQARLDLRTGIVFSVPAQAPDFPVYVLEGRTPQEVLQHLADLTGRMPMPPRWALGYHQCRYSYYPDSRVRQIAETFRAKQIPCDVIWLDIDYMDGFRIFTFDSSRFPDPKGLNQHLHTLGFKTVWMIDPGVKYEPGYFVYDSGTQEDIWVLDAAGKPFVGPVWPGNCVFPDFTMPKARRWWAALYKDFLEMGIDGVWNDMNEPAAFNETGTMPDNCFHRGGDSLPCGPHIQYHNVYGMLMVKASREGILQARPDKRPFILSRANFLGGHRYAATWTGDNKAVWEHLKWSIPMSLNLGLSGQPFSGPDIGGFDGNATPELWAHWIAVGAFYPFSRAHTVKESNDQEPWSFGPETEKAARIALQRRYRLMPYLYTLFYESHKTGLPAARPVLFVEPENPSLRTEDQAFLLGSDLLVIPRWAVNPSLPAGIWRTVSLVDGDAAGNPYQCELKVRGGAILPLGKVVQNTDENFLEELTLLVCLDENGTAKGTLYEDAGDGWEFEKGQYLLTEYTARQDGKTVSVQISRQEGQRPRPLRKVSVELITEKGIQKTQGDETKTITLNLDD
- a CDS encoding alpha-amylase family glycosyl hydrolase, which produces MPKKSVCLRLLLLWLTAPLWAAVPSTRPGMGAIPYATGTTFRVWAPNASSVAVAGNFNNWSTTANPLAYEGNGLWSADVEGAALYQQYKYVINGSLWKIDPRARDVVSSTGNGVIVSTSHTWSPFTLPPWNEMVIYELHIGTFHDTPGGSPGTWLSAIDKLDHLQSLGINVIELLPVAEFPTDFSAGYNPCNLFAPESAYGTPAQMRQFIDACHQRGIAVLLDVVYNHWGPADLGYSLWQFDGFSTYPDTGGIYFYENNFRYTPWGDRPNFDSGPVRSFIRDNVMYWLTDFNLDGIRMDGTAYIREVDIGGPEIPAGWSLMQWINNEIDAAFPAKISIAEDMRDNDWLTKPVGVGGAGFDSQWDPGFHHKVVAALETAYDDYRNMWDIRDAIAHLYNGWDTQRVIYTENHDEAGSASGKSRVPTRIWPEYPDSYYSKKRSTLGAGLVLTSPGIPLLFMGQEFLESGSWNDGTPLDWSKNTTFAGIRQLYTDLISLRRNRTGLTKGLMAKNVNVFHVNNSAKVIAFHRWWNGGPRDDVVIAANFSYQGFPNYNIGFPRPGRWRVRFNSDWNGYDTAFGNWSTLDVLASAGPKDGLPYNADISIAPYSLVIFSQGTTPDLNNSGAVDLNDWALFADRWQSDCEPWDACGGADFNLSGRVDVEDLAFFVQHWLQQ
- a CDS encoding PfkB family carbohydrate kinase, with the translated sequence MAERIPKVVIIGPAYVEMAVKCDSCPEPGQTKEGMGFTCVPTGPGVNRAIQAALCGCDVFVLGRIGEDCFGEMIKQNLSRYGVSTDLLYASPAISTGIILTLVDGRGANRSCRSAGANKVFGRDEIEYAAAEQTIGSANVCLIHDSFSPEAVVAAVRCAQIHKTRTILEVNLPIPDRGVVHAIDWPVDFYNADILVLRFAGLWSRTELGASGEQDIKFIATELVAKGAGYVLISLGTHGALLVDRQGTHWIKGIATEMVDYTGCEDAFCGALAACYATGDNPLSAARFAVAAEALARSRFGLQDALPVKEEIITLLQEQPD
- a CDS encoding prepilin-type N-terminal cleavage/methylation domain-containing protein; the protein is MTSKGFTLLEVLIVVAVLGILAAIVIPQMHGQTLAAKESTAKDTLQIWRTQIELYKMQHGGLAPGYVKGPVSMISVPIDNQIIGTSDEKGMARTDTVPTAPYLYGPYLKSLPKNPFNNLKTIAYVGDSETFESKADGKSGWLYKRSTADIRLNWPGTDSRGEKYVDY
- a CDS encoding PEP-CTERM sorting domain-containing protein, which codes for MKKGTWMMGLVCLLTAAVPVSAFTPVLDGILNEWTGPGIVNLGTQPGIDTGTYALLAGWDDSNLYIAVDRNSTNRYLGDDYWAHDSFFFAIDTDGIAGSGASQDGYGILSFAGTMRPDFIYCYAGGAGWYETCNWTGTYWNWNGWTNAGTYYGWNEDYPNDEMTIPLSVIGGSRQVMVWAWMTREGIYDTVDASWPAGTTGYRPVFGDGAMIPEPASLTLFGLGGLLLAVRRKK
- a CDS encoding immunoglobulin domain-containing protein, with translation MKKVNAILLLVSIFFPAVPLKALTPSLDGILTEWTGPDVVFLGSQLSIGTGQYTLLATWDTVNLYLAVDRKTTGRYLGDTANTNDSFFVAIDIDGQPNSGGTQDGYGILYFSGSMRPDFIYCYAGGSGWYETCNWTGSGWNWRGWTNSGTYYGWAPSNPDDELIIPLSAIGGSPNVRIWAWMTREGIYDTVDASWPAGVTGYRPTFGDGIIIRPGALRVAYNPDPSHNAQEVPVSGLVLSWNIPTDPNGMADPNLVGFKVYIDTDSDPNMVYQGTVTSWDSQTLRASFPFNSAQKDTTYWWRVDTVLDTDEIFAGNVWVFSTELSSPKITGQPAYQVVPAGGTAVFTVTAFSPSPETYQWYKAVEGGPDIALTEGGKYSGTQTAVLSIANTQLSDEGRYYCIVNNESNIPVASEEALLGIRRRIAYWPFEGGNPNSIVPGSPVSILYGDPAFTTGIVGNAMEFDADADAQDLLYTNPEEVSYFDICNHSLTVACWIKASSAATWGPMVARNGEFGEGWQLRHSGFTLDRVCLTTRGTGNDEGTPTNRTVYDGQWHYVVGTFDGAVKKVYIDGVLSRVHSADDGSIIQEFDAVSGRINPTGSPVSLAGRVRGDTVGGLIIEGFSVTAGILDEVEIYNYALDAAEIAQKYADITRTSVCPAPLQHDLNGDCRIDLDDLALLASKWLLDTSIAPQS